A genomic window from Streptomyces sp. 846.5 includes:
- the rplJ gene encoding 50S ribosomal protein L10, with protein MARPDKAAAVAELTDKFRGSNAAVLTEYRGLTVAQLKTLRRSLGDNANYAVVKNTLTKIAANEAGISELDDLFSGPTAVAFVAGDPVESAKALRDFAKDNPALIIKGGVLDGKALSADDIKKLADLESREVLLAKLAGGLKASMAKAAATFQAPLTEFARTAEALRAKVEQGGAGTPAPAAEDEVAE; from the coding sequence ATGGCAAGGCCCGACAAGGCTGCCGCTGTCGCAGAGCTGACGGACAAGTTCCGTGGCTCCAACGCGGCGGTGCTGACCGAGTACCGCGGTCTGACCGTGGCGCAGCTGAAGACGCTGCGTCGCTCGCTCGGCGACAACGCCAATTACGCCGTGGTGAAGAACACGCTGACCAAGATCGCGGCCAATGAGGCCGGGATCTCTGAGCTCGACGACCTGTTCTCGGGTCCGACGGCTGTCGCCTTCGTCGCCGGTGACCCGGTGGAGTCGGCGAAGGCTCTGCGTGACTTCGCCAAGGACAACCCTGCGCTGATCATCAAGGGCGGTGTCCTTGACGGTAAGGCGCTGTCCGCCGATGACATCAAGAAGCTCGCGGACCTCGAGTCCCGCGAGGTGCTGCTCGCCAAGCTGGCCGGTGGCCTGAAGGCGTCGATGGCCAAGGCCGCCGCCACCTTCCAGGCTCCCCTCACGGAGTTCGCCCGCACCGCGGAAGCTCTCCGGGCCAAGGTCGAGCAGGGCGGTGCCGGTACGCCGGCTCCCGCCGCCGAGGACGAGGTGGCGGAGTAA
- the rplL gene encoding 50S ribosomal protein L7/L12 — protein sequence MAKLSQEELLEQFAELTLIELSEFVKAFEEKFDVKAAAPVAVAAGGGAAAAVEAVEEQDEFDVVLTSSGDKKIQVIKEVRALTSLGLKEAKDLVDGVPATVLEKVAKEAAEKAKAALEAAGASVTVK from the coding sequence ATGGCGAAGCTGTCCCAGGAAGAGCTGCTCGAGCAGTTCGCCGAGCTCACCCTCATCGAGCTCTCCGAGTTCGTGAAGGCGTTCGAGGAGAAGTTCGACGTCAAGGCTGCCGCCCCGGTCGCCGTCGCCGCCGGTGGTGGCGCTGCCGCCGCAGTCGAGGCCGTCGAGGAGCAGGACGAGTTCGACGTCGTGCTCACCTCCTCCGGCGACAAGAAGATCCAGGTCATCAAGGAGGTGCGCGCCCTCACCTCCCTCGGCCTGAAGGAGGCCAAGGACCTCGTTGACGGCGTGCCCGCCACCGTCCTGGAGAAGGTCGCCAAGGAGGCCGCCGAGAAGGCCAAGGCCGCTCTCGAGGCTGCCGGCGCTTCCGTCACCGTCAAGTAA